A region from the Actinoplanes sp. OR16 genome encodes:
- a CDS encoding CPBP family intramembrane glutamic endopeptidase — protein sequence MSIALSLMVAVRVWTWIGPAWAHPFTGPLAAALLVLVSGLPPAPIGDPLYAVAGVLIIAAAYGVALLIPRARRALAEPHFPTPWRTALLEIPLATVIFEEVAFRGVLWTLVEQARGPIAATLTTAVLFGLWHISPDPGERPQFVTVAFTTLAGVVLGLLREFSGGLLAPIAVHWAANGLGVLFSAQARRRTGKGT from the coding sequence GTGTCGATCGCTTTATCGCTCATGGTGGCGGTCCGCGTGTGGACGTGGATCGGCCCGGCCTGGGCGCATCCTTTCACCGGGCCGCTTGCCGCGGCCTTGCTGGTCCTGGTGAGCGGTCTGCCGCCGGCTCCGATCGGAGATCCCCTGTACGCCGTGGCCGGCGTGCTGATCATCGCAGCGGCATACGGCGTGGCCCTCCTGATCCCGCGAGCCCGGCGCGCTCTCGCCGAGCCGCACTTCCCGACACCGTGGCGCACCGCTCTCCTGGAGATCCCGCTGGCCACCGTGATCTTCGAGGAGGTGGCCTTCCGCGGCGTGCTCTGGACCCTCGTCGAGCAGGCACGCGGGCCGATCGCGGCCACCCTCACCACCGCCGTGCTCTTCGGCCTCTGGCACATATCACCCGATCCGGGTGAGCGTCCGCAGTTCGTGACAGTGGCGTTCACCACCCTGGCCGGTGTCGTCCTCGGCCTGCTCAGGGAGTTCTCCGGAGGGCTGCTCGCCCCGATTGCCGTGCACTGGGCGGCCAATGGCCTGGGAGTTCTGTTTTCCGCGCAGGCGCGCCGGCGTACAGGGAAAGGCACTTGA
- a CDS encoding translation factor GTPase family protein — translation MRVRNLGILAHVDAGKTTLTERILFATGAVHKTGEVHHGTTVTDFDPQERDRGITIFAAAVSCDWKDHRLNLIDTPGHVDFSDEVERSLRVLDGAVAVFDAVAGVEPQSEAVWRKADRYEVPRIAFVNKMDRPGADLGAAVESIRKRLDAIPLVLQVPMDDLSGVIDLVHNPPASVAAARRQLEEAVAELHEAALDDIADMSDVTLANAIRDLTLSRQAVPVLCGAAYRDIGVEELLDAVVDYLPAPGGDPSGDLVALVFKRAGRMDYLRIYDGTMRKGDVVWDAGAGRNERIARILRVQADEHTDVDRAAAGDIVAVAGLKAVKAGSTLSTRDHPVLLEAPQAAEPLVSVAVEARTRQGAQRLPQALATLTHEDPSLLVRTDAETGQILLSGLGELHLEVAVEKLRQTTGLEVTTGRPQVTFRERVATGVSGVTYRHVKQDGGAGQFAVVVLDVTPLDGDGFAFTSTVTGGRVPAEYIRAVEAGCREALAAGPLGGHPVVGLAVTLTDGQTHPKDSSETAFRAAGRFGLRQALHAATLRLLEPVAEVTVTAPSDTLGAVLGDLAARRGQVTDSALSTVTAIVPLSELFGYASRLRSRTHGRGTFTSRPAGYRPAA, via the coding sequence ATGCGTGTTCGTAATCTCGGCATTCTCGCCCACGTCGACGCGGGAAAGACCACCCTCACCGAGCGAATCCTGTTCGCCACCGGTGCCGTGCACAAGACCGGCGAGGTCCACCACGGCACGACCGTGACCGACTTCGATCCTCAGGAGCGCGATCGTGGCATCACCATCTTCGCGGCGGCCGTCAGCTGCGACTGGAAGGACCACCGCCTCAACCTGATCGACACCCCCGGCCACGTCGACTTCTCCGACGAGGTCGAACGCTCGCTGCGGGTGCTCGACGGCGCGGTGGCGGTCTTCGACGCCGTGGCGGGCGTGGAGCCGCAGAGTGAGGCGGTGTGGCGCAAGGCCGATCGATACGAGGTTCCGCGGATCGCGTTCGTGAACAAGATGGACCGGCCCGGCGCGGATCTCGGAGCGGCGGTGGAGTCGATCCGGAAGCGGCTCGACGCGATTCCGCTGGTCCTGCAGGTGCCGATGGACGATCTCAGCGGCGTCATCGACCTCGTCCACAATCCGCCGGCATCGGTCGCGGCCGCGCGGAGACAGCTGGAGGAGGCGGTGGCGGAGCTGCACGAGGCCGCCCTGGACGACATCGCGGACATGTCGGATGTGACATTGGCGAACGCCATCCGGGACCTGACGCTGAGCCGCCAGGCAGTGCCCGTCCTGTGCGGCGCCGCCTATCGCGACATCGGTGTGGAGGAACTGCTCGACGCCGTCGTCGACTACCTTCCCGCGCCGGGCGGCGACCCGTCCGGTGATCTCGTCGCGCTCGTCTTCAAACGGGCCGGACGGATGGACTACCTGCGGATCTACGACGGAACCATGAGGAAGGGGGATGTGGTGTGGGACGCCGGCGCCGGCCGTAACGAGCGGATCGCCCGCATCCTGCGCGTCCAGGCCGACGAGCACACCGACGTGGACCGGGCGGCGGCCGGCGACATCGTCGCGGTGGCCGGGCTGAAGGCCGTGAAGGCCGGCAGCACCCTGAGCACCCGCGATCATCCGGTGCTGCTGGAGGCGCCGCAGGCCGCCGAGCCGCTCGTCTCGGTCGCGGTGGAGGCGCGCACCCGCCAGGGCGCACAGCGGTTGCCGCAGGCGCTCGCGACGCTGACCCATGAAGATCCTTCCTTGCTCGTACGCACGGACGCCGAAACCGGTCAGATCCTTCTCTCCGGGCTCGGTGAGCTGCATCTGGAGGTCGCGGTGGAGAAGCTGCGCCAGACCACCGGCCTCGAAGTGACGACGGGCCGGCCCCAGGTGACGTTCCGGGAACGGGTCGCCACCGGCGTCTCCGGGGTGACCTACCGGCACGTCAAGCAGGACGGTGGCGCCGGCCAGTTCGCGGTGGTGGTGCTCGACGTGACGCCGCTGGACGGGGACGGTTTCGCGTTCACGTCCACGGTGACCGGTGGCCGGGTGCCCGCCGAGTACATCCGTGCCGTCGAAGCGGGCTGCCGGGAAGCGCTCGCGGCCGGGCCGCTCGGCGGTCATCCGGTGGTCGGCCTCGCTGTCACGCTGACCGACGGACAGACCCACCCGAAGGACTCGTCGGAGACGGCGTTCCGTGCGGCGGGCCGGTTCGGGCTGCGACAGGCCCTGCACGCGGCCACGCTGCGACTGCTCGAACCGGTCGCTGAGGTGACCGTGACCGCGCCGTCCGACACGCTCGGCGCGGTCCTCGGCGACCTCGCGGCACGCCGCGGCCAGGTCACCGACTCGGCGCTCAGCACGGTCACGGCGATCGTGCCGCTGTCCGAGCTGTTCGGCTACGCGAGCAGGCTGCGCAGCCGCACCCACGGCCGGGGCACGTTCACCAGCCGCCCGGCCGGCTACCGACCGGCAGCCTGA
- a CDS encoding nucleotidyl transferase AbiEii/AbiGii toxin family protein encodes MTPPRYYDERREHGMRRARAGKRGYPDTYLPLARERGVRQLGAFDPALKQYDNAYRAGEPVFQDPETGRRWTEARRAALRHVLAVIAGTRSAGHLVLRGSAAMQAWVGDAARDPGDLDFVVTPATITSDSVAARNLLADITAGLHATPGAGLRPEDTAESAIWTYERADGRRLVIPFGAAGHPDGTVQVDVVFGEELPIPPEPITVLGLQTPILAATAGLSLAWKLMWLATDMYPQGKDLYDAVLLAEHTTVDLTLVRNLLRPELGTEADDFGPESVLGWTYVDWRNFTDEYPGTEGTSAQWLSRLSSALTRP; translated from the coding sequence ATGACGCCGCCGCGGTACTACGACGAGCGCCGGGAGCACGGGATGCGGCGTGCGCGGGCCGGCAAACGGGGTTACCCGGACACCTATCTGCCGCTGGCGCGGGAACGGGGGGTGCGCCAGCTGGGCGCCTTCGACCCGGCGCTCAAGCAGTACGACAACGCCTACCGTGCCGGCGAACCCGTCTTCCAGGACCCGGAGACCGGCCGGCGCTGGACGGAAGCCCGCCGCGCGGCCCTGCGTCACGTCCTGGCGGTGATCGCCGGGACCCGCTCGGCCGGGCATCTGGTGCTGCGGGGCAGCGCGGCGATGCAGGCCTGGGTCGGTGACGCCGCCCGGGATCCCGGCGACCTGGACTTCGTGGTCACCCCCGCGACGATCACCAGCGACAGCGTGGCGGCGCGGAACCTCCTCGCCGACATCACCGCGGGTCTGCACGCCACACCCGGTGCGGGTCTGCGCCCCGAGGACACCGCCGAGTCGGCGATCTGGACGTACGAGCGTGCCGACGGCCGCCGGCTGGTCATCCCGTTCGGGGCGGCCGGGCACCCGGACGGCACAGTGCAGGTGGACGTCGTGTTCGGAGAGGAACTGCCGATCCCGCCCGAGCCGATCACCGTGCTCGGGCTGCAGACCCCGATCCTCGCGGCGACCGCCGGCCTGTCGCTGGCCTGGAAGCTGATGTGGCTGGCCACCGACATGTATCCGCAGGGCAAGGACCTCTACGACGCCGTCCTGCTGGCCGAGCACACGACCGTCGACCTCACCCTGGTCCGGAACCTGCTGCGCCCGGAACTCGGAACCGAAGCGGACGACTTCGGCCCCGAGTCCGTACTCGGCTGGACATACGTCGACTGGCGTAACTTCACCGACGAATACCCCGGCACCGAGGGCACCAGCGCCCAGTGGCTGAGCCGCTTGTCATCAGCCCTCACCCGGCCATGA
- a CDS encoding class I SAM-dependent methyltransferase, with the protein MRAFQELIDEAVAADVTGWDFGWLDGRAFEERPPWGYAGLLARRLPTAQTALDLDTGGGEVLAGMPHLPPRMVVTEGWPPNAARARELLGPRGVEVAEVPQGSPLPFGDATFDLVTSRHPVDPAWDEIARVLAPGGAYLAQHVGPASAFELIELFTGPLPRERLARDPSTEAAAARAAGLQVTDLRTARLKMTFTDIGAVVWLLRRCVWWVPDFSVDRHRPRLRELDARIRADGQFVAHSSRTLIEARR; encoded by the coding sequence GTGCGCGCGTTCCAGGAATTGATCGACGAGGCTGTCGCGGCCGACGTGACCGGGTGGGATTTCGGCTGGCTCGACGGTCGTGCTTTCGAGGAGCGACCCCCTTGGGGGTACGCCGGACTGCTCGCGCGACGGCTGCCCACGGCACAGACCGCTCTCGACCTGGACACCGGTGGCGGCGAGGTGCTGGCCGGGATGCCGCACCTGCCCCCGCGGATGGTGGTGACCGAGGGCTGGCCGCCGAACGCCGCCCGCGCCCGGGAGCTGCTCGGCCCGCGCGGTGTGGAGGTGGCCGAGGTGCCGCAGGGGTCGCCACTGCCGTTCGGCGATGCCACGTTCGACCTGGTCACCAGCCGTCACCCGGTCGACCCGGCGTGGGACGAGATCGCGCGGGTGCTGGCTCCGGGCGGCGCCTACCTGGCCCAGCACGTCGGTCCCGCCTCGGCCTTCGAGCTGATCGAGCTGTTCACCGGCCCGCTGCCCCGTGAGCGCCTTGCGCGTGATCCGTCGACCGAAGCCGCTGCCGCGCGAGCAGCGGGTCTTCAGGTGACCGACCTCCGCACGGCACGCCTGAAGATGACCTTCACCGACATCGGCGCCGTGGTGTGGCTCCTGCGCCGGTGCGTCTGGTGGGTGCCCGATTTCAGCGTGGACCGTCATCGCCCGCGGCTGCGGGAACTGGACGCCCGCATCCGAGCCGACGGCCAGTTCGTCGCCCACTCCTCCCGAACCCTGATCGAGGCCCGCCGATGA